One window of the Janthinobacterium sp. PAMC25594 genome contains the following:
- a CDS encoding FAD-linked oxidase C-terminal domain-containing protein, which yields MLNAAPESGLTAARQQAVVAALLAVLPARCVLSDAEDTRPYECDGLAAYRQLPMVVTLPDTEEQVIAILGVCRELKVPIVPRGAGTGLSGGALPIADGVVLSTARLNRIVRLDAYARTAVVQPGVRNLAISEAAAPHALYYAPDPSSQIACSIGGNVAENSGGVHCLKYGLTVHNVLRVRIVTIDGDVLELGGECLDSPGLDLLAVFIGSEGMLGIVTEVTVKLIPKPATARVIMASFDDVVTGGNAVANVIAAGIIPAGLEMMDQTSSRMVEPFVKAGYDIDAAAILLCEADGTHEEVEEEIARMTAVLEGAGASAIAVSQSEAERMKFWSGRKNAFPAAGRISPDYYCMDGTIPRKKLAEVLTGIAGMETTHGLRCANVFHAGDGNLHPLILFDANKPGEFERAEAFGADILALCVAVGGTITGEHGVGMEKINSMCVQFTRAELDAFFAVKRAFDPHTLLNPDKAIPTLNRCAEFGKMHVTAGRLPFANLPRF from the coding sequence ATGCTCAATGCTGCTCCTGAATCCGGATTGACCGCCGCGCGCCAGCAAGCCGTCGTCGCGGCCCTGCTGGCCGTGCTGCCGGCCCGCTGCGTGCTGTCCGACGCCGAAGATACGCGCCCGTACGAATGCGACGGCCTGGCCGCCTACCGCCAGCTGCCGATGGTGGTCACCCTGCCGGATACGGAGGAACAGGTCATCGCCATCCTCGGCGTCTGCCGGGAACTGAAGGTGCCGATCGTGCCGCGCGGCGCCGGCACCGGCTTGTCGGGTGGCGCCTTGCCGATTGCCGACGGCGTGGTGCTGTCGACGGCGCGCCTGAACCGCATCGTGCGTCTGGACGCCTACGCGCGCACGGCCGTGGTGCAGCCGGGCGTGCGCAACCTGGCCATTTCCGAAGCGGCGGCACCCCACGCGCTGTACTACGCGCCCGATCCCTCCTCGCAGATCGCCTGCAGCATCGGCGGCAACGTGGCGGAAAACTCGGGCGGCGTGCATTGCCTGAAATACGGCCTGACCGTGCACAATGTGCTGCGCGTGCGCATCGTCACCATCGATGGCGACGTGCTGGAGCTGGGTGGCGAATGCCTCGACTCTCCGGGCCTCGACCTGCTGGCCGTCTTCATCGGCTCCGAAGGCATGCTGGGCATCGTCACGGAAGTGACCGTGAAACTGATCCCGAAACCGGCCACGGCCAGGGTCATCATGGCGTCCTTTGACGACGTCGTCACGGGCGGCAACGCCGTGGCCAACGTGATTGCCGCCGGCATCATCCCGGCCGGGCTGGAAATGATGGACCAGACCTCCTCGCGCATGGTCGAACCGTTCGTCAAGGCCGGCTACGACATCGACGCGGCCGCCATTTTGCTGTGCGAAGCGGACGGCACGCACGAGGAAGTGGAAGAGGAAATCGCCCGCATGACGGCCGTGCTGGAAGGGGCGGGCGCCAGCGCCATCGCCGTCTCGCAGTCGGAAGCGGAACGCATGAAGTTCTGGTCCGGCCGCAAGAACGCGTTTCCCGCCGCCGGGCGCATCTCGCCCGATTACTACTGCATGGACGGCACCATCCCGCGAAAAAAACTGGCGGAAGTCCTGACGGGCATCGCCGGCATGGAAACGACGCATGGCTTGCGCTGCGCGAATGTGTTCCACGCGGGCGATGGCAATCTGCACCCGCTGATCCTGTTCGATGCCAACAAGCCCGGTGAATTCGAGCGCGCCGAAGCGTTTGGCGCGGACATATTAGCCCTGTGCGTGGCCGTCGGCGGCACCATCACGGGCGAGCATGGCGTGGGTATGGAAAAGATCAATTCCATGTGCGTGCAGTTTACGCGCGCCGAACTCGATGCCTTCTTTGCCGTCAAGCGCGCCTTTGACCCGCATACCCTGCTGAACCCGGACAAGGCGATCCCCACCTTGAACCGCTGCGCC
- a CDS encoding cob(I)yrinic acid a,c-diamide adenosyltransferase: protein MGNRLSKIATRTGDNGSTGLGDGSRTSKDSARIHAMGDVDELNSNIGLLLCEAMPDALREELVAIQHDLFDLGGEICIPGYQLIKEEHVLRLDDLLAKYNADLPALSEFILPAGSRAASLAHVCRTVCRRAERSIVALANAEPIHEHPRQYVNRLSDLLFVLSRVLNRFAGGSDVLWRHDRAR from the coding sequence ATGGGCAATCGACTCTCGAAAATCGCCACGCGCACGGGCGACAATGGCAGCACCGGCCTGGGCGACGGCAGCCGCACCAGCAAGGACAGCGCCCGCATCCACGCCATGGGCGACGTGGACGAACTCAATTCCAATATCGGCTTGCTGCTGTGCGAAGCCATGCCCGACGCCTTGCGCGAAGAGCTGGTGGCCATCCAGCACGACCTGTTCGACCTGGGCGGGGAAATCTGCATCCCCGGCTACCAGCTGATCAAGGAAGAGCATGTGCTGCGCCTCGATGATTTACTGGCGAAATACAATGCGGACTTGCCCGCCTTGAGTGAATTCATCCTGCCGGCCGGTTCGCGCGCCGCCTCGCTGGCGCATGTATGCCGCACCGTGTGCCGCCGCGCCGAGCGCAGCATCGTCGCGCTGGCGAATGCGGAGCCTATCCATGAACATCCGCGCCAGTACGTGAACCGCCTGTCGGACCTGCTGTTCGTGCTGTCGCGCGTGCTGAACCGCTTTGCCGGCGGCAGCGACGTGCTGTGGCGACATGACCGCGCCAGATGA
- a CDS encoding glutaredoxin domain-containing protein — protein sequence MYGLILVAGLGSGYGLSLLPGLLKADYTEGNYAAYFPNAQAKVVLYGTDWCGYCAKTRAYFKENKIEFVDLDIEKSPAGKQAHKALGGGGVPVVLIGNRKITGYDTGAFQAALKNTAG from the coding sequence ATGTATGGCTTGATCCTGGTCGCCGGCCTGGGCAGCGGTTATGGCTTGTCCTTGTTGCCTGGCTTGCTCAAAGCGGATTACACGGAAGGCAATTACGCCGCGTATTTCCCGAATGCCCAGGCGAAGGTCGTGCTGTACGGCACGGACTGGTGCGGCTATTGCGCCAAGACGCGCGCGTACTTCAAGGAAAACAAGATCGAATTCGTCGATCTCGATATCGAGAAATCGCCGGCAGGGAAACAAGCCCATAAAGCACTCGGCGGCGGCGGCGTGCCCGTGGTGCTGATCGGCAACCGCAAGATCACCGGCTACGACACCGGCGCTTTCCAGGCGGCGTTGAAGAATACCGCTGGCTGA